The Rissa tridactyla isolate bRisTri1 chromosome 24, bRisTri1.patW.cur.20221130, whole genome shotgun sequence genome has a window encoding:
- the TSFM gene encoding LOW QUALITY PROTEIN: elongation factor Ts, mitochondrial (The sequence of the model RefSeq protein was modified relative to this genomic sequence to represent the inferred CDS: inserted 3 bases in 2 codons) — MARRRRARSDVTLPSLPTANPRPATPPRACAPLLPPPAASVEVVTSSWRAAGTGRDAAGGAERGVRGGAGPPGPVLPRVPPVLAADKEALLELRRRTGLPFMQCREALLRCGGALAQAEAWLQEEAQRRGWSRANTVRDRRAQEGLVGLLREGTAAVMVEVNCETDFVARNAEFQRLVEAAALGTMALCQATAAPQDGCAKHLLQEEELAQLRTGPGGGLLSDHIAVAIGKLGEKLALRRAGWLRVPQRDGFIAAYAHGWLXPATAPVAMGTYGALVACQVTEPQAPAATLEEVGRKVAQHVVGLAPTAVGSPQDEPRGEEETRLLAQSFLLEPELSXGQFLQRHRALDVRDFLRFRCGEETHGQTHGEETHGHDQTHSSEGPTAARETTANQRRWGSGRGTRSEFCPTPPGQDQPQSELSPTRSSAPHHRSRSAPQRAQPDGCGSGSSPCSVSGLAPCLGSGSAPCRALPHISGAELASR, encoded by the exons atGGCGCGGCGCCGTCGCGCTCGGAGTGACGTCACGCTCCCGTCCCTTCCGACAGCCAATCCACGGCCGGCGACCCCACCCCGCGCATGCGCGCCGCTCCTGCCCCCCCCGGCTGCCTCCGTAGAGGTCGTGACGTCATCGTGGCGCGCCGCGGGCACGGGCCGGGATGCAGCGGGCGGCGCTGAGCGCGGTGTGCGGGGCGGCGCGG GCCCTCCCGGCCCGGTTCTTCCGCGTGTCCCCCCGGTGCTGGCGGCGGACAAGGAGGCGCTGCTGGAGCTGCGGCGGCGGACGGGGCTGCCGTTCATGCAGTGCCGGGAGGCCCTGCTGCGCTGCGGGGGGGCCCTGGCGCAG gcggaggcctggctgcaggaggaggcgcagcggcggggctggagccgggcCAACACCGTGCGGGACCGTCGGGCgcaggaggggctggtggggctgctgcGGGAGGGGACGGCGGCCGTCATGGTGGAG GTGAACTGCGAGACGGATTTTGTGGCCAGAAACGCGGAATTCCAGCGGCTGGTggaggcggcggcgctgggcaCCATGGCCCTGTGTCAGGCCACCGCCGCGCCCCAGGACGGCTGTgccaag cacctgctgcaggaggaggagctggcTCAGCTCCGGACAGGACCTGGGGGGGGGCTGCTCAGTGACCACATCGCGGTGGCCATAG ggaagctgggggagAAGCTGGCGCTGCGGCGCGCGGGGTGGCTGCGGGTGCCGCAGCGGGACGGGTTCATCGCCGCCTACGCCCACGGGTGGCT CCCGGCCACCGCCCCGGTGGCCATGGGCACCTACGGGGCGCTGGTGGCCTGTCAGGTGACGGAACCCCAAGCCCCTGCGGCCACCTTGGAGGAGGTGGGGCGGAAGGTGGCCCAGCACGTTGTGGGGCTGGCGCCCACGGCCGTGGGGAGCCCCCAGGACGAGCCCCGCGGCGAGGAGGAGACGCGGCTGCTGGCCCAGAGCTTCCTGCTGGAGCCGGAGCTGA GTGGGCAGTTCCTGCAGCGGCACCGGGCGCTGGATGTCCGCGACTTCCTGCGCTTCCGCTGCGGAGAGGAGACCCACGGCCAGACCCACGGCGAGGAGACCCACGGCCACGACCAGACCCACAGCAGCGAGGGACCCACGGCCGCGAGGGAAACTACAGCAAACCAGCGGAGATGGGGTAGTGGCAGGGGAACCCGCAGCGAGTtctgccccacacctccaggtCAGGATCAGCCCCAGAGTGAGCTCAGCCCTACACGGAGCTCTGCCCCACACCATAGGTCCAGATCGGCCCCACAGCGAGCTCAGCCCGACGGCTGTGGGTCAGGATCCAGCCCATGCTCTGTGTCTGGCTTAGCCCCATGCCTTGGGTCTGGATCAGCCCCATGTCGAGCTCTGCCCCACATCTCTGGGGCAGAATTGGCCTCACGTTGA